Proteins co-encoded in one Arachis hypogaea cultivar Tifrunner chromosome 13, arahy.Tifrunner.gnm2.J5K5, whole genome shotgun sequence genomic window:
- the LOC112736754 gene encoding transcription factor bHLH122 — MESDLHRHPPMFLDHHHHHHHHHHHQQMNTTTTNNNSNSSGLTRFRSAPSSYFSSIIDKEFYESIFNKPSSPETEKILARFMNSLANDEPEDDSLLGVAAATTTTNNNNNNKNLSPPQQVVQQISQVKEEEISINTINTNNTLQPQPLPSSMNNESLVQQPQQQMNSMSNNNYGSLSGNNPPTQSFYQSSGRPPLPNQMKTGRGNASNLIRHGSSPAGFFSNLNIEGYAALRGMGTMGAAASNTSEDANFSPVARLKNPPTFSSSGLMTPIAEIRSTSNTINNPESAEAFAESQSSDFMSGLTVGSWDDSSSSMMSDNIAGRKRFRDEDVKPFAGANVADTQVKTEAGQAPGAPLAHQLSMPNTSSEIAAIEKFLQCSDSVVCKIRAKRGCATHPRSIAERVRRTKISERMRKLQDLVPNMDKQTNTADMLDLAVDYIKELQNQVETLSDSQAKCTCAHKKQQ, encoded by the exons ATGGAGTCAGATCTTCACCGGCACCCTCCCATGTTCCtggatcaccaccaccaccaccaccaccaccaccatcaccagcAGAtgaacaccaccaccaccaacaacaacaGCAATTCTTCGGGGCTAACGAGGTTCCGATCGGCACCAAGTTCGTATTTTTCTAGCATCATTGACAAGGAATTCTACGAAAGCATCTTCAACAAACCTTCAAGCCCAGAAACTGAGAAAATCCTCGCACGCTTCATGAATAGCCTTGCAAATGATGAACCTGAAGATGATTCATTACTTGGAGTAGCAGctgctactactactactaataataataataataataaaaatctgtCACCGCCACAACAAGTAGTTCAGCAAATCTCGCAAGTGAAGGAAGAAGAGATTAGTATTAATACCATTAATACCAATAATACCCTTCAGCCTCAGCCTTTGCCTTCTTCAATGAATAATGAATCATTGGTGCAGCAACCACAGCAGCAGATGAATAGTATGAGTAACAATAATTATGGATCTTTGAGTGGTAATAATCCTCCAACTCAGAGTTTTTATCAAAGTTCAGGAAGACCACCTTTGCCGAATCAGATGAAAACTGGTCGTGGAAATGCTTCTAATCTTATTAGGCATGGTAGTTCACCTGCTGGATTCTTTTCAAACCTGAACATTGAAG gcTATGCTGCTTTAAGAGGCATGGGAACTATGGGAGCTGCTGCTAGCAACACTAGTGAGGATGCAAATTTTTCTCCGGTGGCGAGGTTGAAGAATCCACCAACCTTTTCATCCTCTGGACTAATGACTCCAATAGCTGAAATCAGGAGCACATCCAATACAATAAACAATCCAGAGAGTGCTGAAGCCTTTGCAGAAAGCCAGAGCAGCGATTTTATGTCAGGTTTAACCGTTGGTTCTTGGGacgattcttcttcttcgatgatGTCCGACAACATTGCTGGTCGGAAAAGGTTCAGAGACGAAGATGTGAAACCATTTGCCGGGGCGAATGTGGCCGACACTCAGGTTAAG ACCGAAGCAGGCCAGGCTCCTGGTGCTCCATTGGCTCACCAGTTGAGTATGCCAAACACATCATCGGAAATAGCAGCCATTGAGAAGTTTCTCCAGTGCTCGGATTCTGTCGTGTGCAAGATTCGTGCCAAGCGGGGCTGTGCTACTCATCCAAGAAGCATTGCAGAGAGG GTTAGAAGAACTAAAATTAGTGAGAGAATGAGGAAACTACAGGATCTCGTCCCTAACATGGACAAG cAAACAAACACAGCAGACATGTTGGACTTGGCTGTTGATTACATCAAAGAACTTCAAAACCAAGTTGAG